Part of the uncultured Anaeromusa sp. genome is shown below.
CAGCGGCGCATGAAGCAGCACAGGCGAGTGAAGCGCCGCCTCATCAATCACTAACCCCATGTTCTTGGCTTCCGCCAACCATTGAGCAGGAGTCCATTCTCTAACTACGTCATGGAGCAAGGCAGCTAAACGAGCTTGCTCCACATTCCCCTCATGCCGCTGCGCCAATTCAATTGCTTTGTTTATAACCCCTTGAGTATGAGCAAAGCGTTTAGAGCTTAATTCCTTTTTAACTTCCCGGAAAATGATTTCAACATCCATTCGATCCTGTCTCCTCATCCGCCAGGCCCAGATACAAACCTTCTTTAAGAATATACTGCTCTACCATTTCCGGAACAATATACTGAATGGATCGCCCTTGCTGCACCCGCAAACGAATATCAGTCGAAGAAATCGCTAGTTCCGGCGTTGTCAGCCGATGAATGCGACCTTGTCCCACACTGCCAAAATACCGTTGCGTAGCCTCCATTGCATCTTCACAACCCGGCCGACTGGCGCCCACAAAATGGCATAACTCAAAAAGCTCTTCAATTCGTTCCCATGTCGGTAATTCCCGAATCGTATCAGCGCCGGTAATAAAATACAATTCCACCGGCTCGCCAATTTCTTTTCTCAACTGCCGCAAGGTATCGACCGTATAGGAAGGTCCTGGGCGATGAATTTCAATAGGAGATACAAAAAAGAAAGGGTTAGATGCCGTCGCCAGCACCGTCATCACGTACCGATGCAACGCCGAAGTAACGTTCTGCGCTTGTTTATGCGGCGGGTGATTAGCCGGAACAAACAATACTTTTTCCAGGCCAAACTCCGTCCGTACCGCTTCCGCAATGACTAAATGGCCAATATGAATCGGATCAAAAGTCCCGCCCATAACGCCAAATTTCCGTACTTTTGTTGTCATCGAACTCTCCCTAATGTAAGGAACCACCAAAAATGCTGCAATTCCTTCGAAATTATATTGCACGATCTGCAAAAGAACTTACCGGATCTGTCCGTCTCCAGAGACAATATACTTGGTGCTCGTCAGCTCCGCCAAGCCCATCGGTCCCCGAGCGTGCAGCTTCTGTGTGCTAATACCGATTTCAGCGCCAAAGCCAAATTCAAAGCCATCACTAAAACGAGTGGATGCATTGACATAAACAGCCGCCGCATCCACCTCGCGCTGAAAGCGGCGCGCTCGCTCATAGCTGCGCGTCACAATAGCTTCGGAGTGTTTCGTGCTGTACCGAGCAATGTGCTCCAGCGCCGTATCCAAATCTTCAACCACACGTATCGACAAAATCAAGTCATGGTATTCCGTCGCCCAATCCGCTTCGGTCACCGGCAAAACCGCCTGGTGATATTTTTGAGTTTCCGGGCAGCCTCTCAGCTCCACTCCGGCAGCATGATACCGTTCCATCATCTTAGGCAGAAACGCTTTAGCCACACAGCGGTGCACCAACAAAGTCTCCATGGCGTTGCAAACCGAAGGCCGGGAAACCTTGGCATTAAAAGCAATTTCTTCCGCCATGGCTAAGTCAGCGCCGTCGTCCACATAGGTATGGCATACGCCGGTACCGGTTTCAATGACCGGCACTGTACTGTTCTCAACGACGGTGCGGATCAAGCCAGCCCCGCCGCGCGGAATAATGACGTCCAGATACCGATTAAGACGCAGCATGGCCTGCACCGCTTCCCGGTCTGTGGTTGTTACCATTTGAATGGCGCCAGCAGGCAGCCCAGCCGCCTCGCCAGATTCTACCAATACCCGGAGCATCGCCAAATTAGAGGAAATTGCCTCTGATCCTCCACGCAGCAAAACGGCATTGCCCGATTTCAAGCACAGCCCCGCCGCATCCACGGTCACATTCGGACGCGCTTCATAAATCATGCCGATAACCCCTAGAGGCACGCGCACTTTACCAATTTCTAAGCCATTCGGGCGACGCCACATGCCCAAGACCTCGCCAATAGGATCCGGCAAAGAAGCCACTTGGCGCAACCCCTCCGCCATATCGGCTATCCGTGAGGCATTGAGGCGCAGCCGGTCTAATAAGGCCGCGCTGATACCGCGCTGTTCCGCCCGAGCTACATCTTCTGCATTAGCTTGCAGAATTACCATCTGCTTCGCCTGCAGCGCATCCGCCATCGCCAAAAGCGCCGCATTTTTCTCGCCGCTTGCCATCACCGCCAACCGGCGCGCCGCTTGTTTCCCTAGTCTACCTTGCTTTTCCAGTTCCAATTTGAAATCCATGCTGCTTCCCCCTCACACCATGAGAACCAAATGGTCCCGATGAACCACTTCGTCCGTTGTTTTATATCCCAACACCGAAGAAATTTCATCCGTATGCTTGCCGCGAATGCGTTCAATTTCAACAGAGCTGTAATTGCTCAGTCCCCGCGCCAGCTCCCTGCCGTTAGGATCTAAAATTCGAATGGTTTTACCTTGTTCAAATTCCCCCTGAACCTTGACAATTCCTGCCGCCAGCAAGCTGGACCCCGTCTTGGCAATGGCCTTTGCACAGCCGCTGTCAACCTGGACATCCCCGGCGATGCGGGCTCCAAAAGCCAGCCAGGATTTGCGAACCTGCAAACGATTATGTTTAGAAGGAAACAACGTCCCTACTGCCTGGCCGGTTAAAATCTCCCTCACAACACCATCTTGCGTCCCGGAGGCAATCACCAGGGCAATACCGGCATTGACCGCAATCTTTGCGGCTTGAATCTTTGTATACATGCCGCCAGTACCGCGCATCGTCCCCGGGCCGCCGGCAAGTTCGTCAATCTCGGGAGTAATCTCAGCAATTTCAGAAAGCAGTTTCGCTTCCGGGTTTGTTTGCGGATTAGCGGTATATACGCCGTCTACATCCGATAAGATAATAATCAAATCCGCATCAACAATGGTTCCCACCATCGCCGACAGGGTGTCGTTATCGCCTATTTTCAGTTCATCTACCGCTACCGCGTCATTTTCGTTGATAATGGGAATGACTCCCATAGCCAAGAGCTGCAATAAAGTGTTGCGAGAATTTACATAGCGGCTGCGTTTTACAGAATCTTCCCTGGTCAAAAGCACCTGACCGACAGTCTGTCCGTACTCTGCAAATATTTTTTCGTACACATGCAGTAAAACGCCTTGCCCTACAGCAGCTGCCGCTTGCTTTTCCGGAATGGTCTTCGGTTTTTCCGTCAAGCCCAAGCGCTCCATGCCTGCACCGACCGCGCCGGAGCTGACCAAGACGATTTCCTTGCCTTGATTCACCAGGTCGGACAGTTCGCGGACCAACCGTTCGATGCGAAAAAAATTCAATTTTCCAGTTTCGTGCGTTAAGGTGCTTGTCCCAACCTTAACTACAATCCGCTGCGCCTCTCCGATGTTCTCTCGATTCAACATAGCCAATCCCCCGCTTTGCGATGAAATAAAATGCGTTTGGGATCCTTTTATGGCAGTTCAATTTTTGGTTTTTCCGGATTTGGCGCATACAAAAGGCCATTGCGGCCGATAACTTGCACCAAGTCAGCTCCACTGAGGCGCGCCAGTTCTTCCAGAGCCTCTTTGGGTTCCACCGGGCTATTTTTCAATACTCGAACCTTAATTAGTTCCCGTTTCGAAATGGCTTCCTTCGCAGTGATAACCACGGTCTCCACAATACCGCCTTTGCCGACCTGCACCACCGGATCCAAGGCGCTTCCTAACGCACGCAAATGACGTTTTTGCTTGCCATTTAGCTCCATATTTAATCCTCCTAGCATCCTTATTACAACTTACCCATGTTGCCTGTATTCAAATTCCATGTCGCGAATACGCACGGTATCGCCTTCTTGAATTCCTTTTTCCTGCAATGCCACTTCAATTTCCAGATTGCGCCAAATGCGCTGGAATCGCCGCAGGCCGTCTTCGTTGTCAAAATTGGTCATAGCAACCAAACGTTCTATATCCTTGCCGCTGACAACAAAAGCGCCATCATCCGCCCGGCTGATGGTAAAGAGGATTTCTTCCTTAGCCTCGTATACCTTGACTTCGTCAACTACTTCCGGCTCTTCCCGATAAGCTT
Proteins encoded:
- the nadD gene encoding nicotinate-nucleotide adenylyltransferase, with translation MTTKVRKFGVMGGTFDPIHIGHLVIAEAVRTEFGLEKVLFVPANHPPHKQAQNVTSALHRYVMTVLATASNPFFFVSPIEIHRPGPSYTVDTLRQLRKEIGEPVELYFITGADTIRELPTWERIEELFELCHFVGASRPGCEDAMEATQRYFGSVGQGRIHRLTTPELAISSTDIRLRVQQGRSIQYIVPEMVEQYILKEGLYLGLADEETGSNGC
- a CDS encoding glutamate-5-semialdehyde dehydrogenase; this encodes MDFKLELEKQGRLGKQAARRLAVMASGEKNAALLAMADALQAKQMVILQANAEDVARAEQRGISAALLDRLRLNASRIADMAEGLRQVASLPDPIGEVLGMWRRPNGLEIGKVRVPLGVIGMIYEARPNVTVDAAGLCLKSGNAVLLRGGSEAISSNLAMLRVLVESGEAAGLPAGAIQMVTTTDREAVQAMLRLNRYLDVIIPRGGAGLIRTVVENSTVPVIETGTGVCHTYVDDGADLAMAEEIAFNAKVSRPSVCNAMETLLVHRCVAKAFLPKMMERYHAAGVELRGCPETQKYHQAVLPVTEADWATEYHDLILSIRVVEDLDTALEHIARYSTKHSEAIVTRSYERARRFQREVDAAAVYVNASTRFSDGFEFGFGAEIGISTQKLHARGPMGLAELTSTKYIVSGDGQIR
- the proB gene encoding glutamate 5-kinase; its protein translation is MLNRENIGEAQRIVVKVGTSTLTHETGKLNFFRIERLVRELSDLVNQGKEIVLVSSGAVGAGMERLGLTEKPKTIPEKQAAAAVGQGVLLHVYEKIFAEYGQTVGQVLLTREDSVKRSRYVNSRNTLLQLLAMGVIPIINENDAVAVDELKIGDNDTLSAMVGTIVDADLIIILSDVDGVYTANPQTNPEAKLLSEIAEITPEIDELAGGPGTMRGTGGMYTKIQAAKIAVNAGIALVIASGTQDGVVREILTGQAVGTLFPSKHNRLQVRKSWLAFGARIAGDVQVDSGCAKAIAKTGSSLLAAGIVKVQGEFEQGKTIRILDPNGRELARGLSNYSSVEIERIRGKHTDEISSVLGYKTTDEVVHRDHLVLMV
- the yhbY gene encoding ribosome assembly RNA-binding protein YhbY, with product MELNGKQKRHLRALGSALDPVVQVGKGGIVETVVITAKEAISKRELIKVRVLKNSPVEPKEALEELARLSGADLVQVIGRNGLLYAPNPEKPKIELP